One window from the genome of Populus alba chromosome 15, ASM523922v2, whole genome shotgun sequence encodes:
- the LOC118033390 gene encoding uncharacterized protein isoform X1 has product MRLSDLNVAVWVTIDELRRGSEFLLTTFKLLNIWWGGLSMPGNEVGDRIHNFFGQDNWSQGQHQAQAVDGTWNGLNNNPWAGSHWQIGTSLISNLKNDNVHQPGPEFARSQPESQQPPLNGYMHGHQVLQSRQNEANFVGVDPESDRRNMSSKGFSMLDSQLGNGPDFLKKNSARMDFNESPVNYDFFRAQQQISGQHSGMLQPFPRQQPGISDMQLLQQQFMLKQMQEMQRQQQLQKQQDARKLNSVNQVSAFAKQAAGNSQALINGIPIHETSNFSWQPELMAASSHWPQRGVPPVMQGSFRGHMFSPEQGQATASLTGMVPQHVDQSLYGVPISGTRVSSSQYSPVQMDKPSMQQILGSSSSLPSNQYTGFPEQVNVQDGTLVSRQGYKGKNMITSSDGHGIDSGFNLEKLQQQVNPQQSNGLVQETCSRQDLAGPSETSQEETAVQVAPSQNKATLDPTEAMILFGSDDNLLDTFGRGASMGSGGYNMLDGTDFFSTLPSVQSGSWSALMQSAVAETSSGDTGQKEEWSGLTCRNNESPAGNQQIPTVNDSSKQQSNWADNSLQSASSLNSRPFPVSHKTNTGVSYNNIPGAHQSGVNTSHEHSERLQTGSPHRHIQHFPGDGTKCSDRSLLQKAAAEGSHFYGKATHSSDAELNAKSIQGPWANQQSMPSYNSSGQPLRGPSGWNFMDSASSITTAALKNQGNEKSCQDSQNADKKSPLFEVMSHGSDKWKATSVSNSITELECAKSSMRSPLVNKEDTNRNNVAALLDSSTERADTESSQQLPKSNNIDIWKHAGLSVNHKGTEIPGKYQPHMVKNDQPFESSGNSSLANGAAETLKMRSSNTDENSTDSFPSTTRQASTFGVRENAWLGANDSFSLSGEKQKSSSNIGRKPSGTRKFQYHPMGDLDIDMEPSYGTKHVANSHFTPQQFSQRLNGLDQEYIGQPNFPSHVARDSIEIEKGHLCGFQAETKGLDEIPPKSILPDSAPGLSTPFDSFVCSPNKTISSSQNMLELLHKVDQSREQGNEMHFSSLDCNQSTEMPETETLDASFHVQKNQSSASQAFGLQLAPPSQQLLIPEHTLPSQNPSNAMNSTWLAPTPSFQSLTPHETSHGHLRNAICSTSTHAGSSAQRKFPSVFSPGFPYSRSHLSTQHRTDTGGQATTSESVNESFDRFSSQPKQTEESSERGQTNQSAIPLVVDTSRHTSNNDNASSSEMSQPSSNNQNHARDSAQQFPVLEAAPARAPQRNALSQDAISSKTSPTMWTSVPTQLRPFGSQPFQALSNMFKPNLQSHNSSGTSFSQPQKPEDQIMQTGGSSQAEPGVCLMNSHGFVEKEQLPKGDNLWQASPENDRAQKTVSALHDKDSIVNHLTETSLSNLASTRKQIEAFGRSLKPNNTLHQNYSLLHQMQGMENAGFNHGDRSLNRFKSPDGSVDPQLVATQGDQQFYGLNNMVRDASANDTSIPPGDSKMLSFSGKTADTNDTNSPSKEVLPFSRNDSQSSANSNGEVSVRGEHSQISPQMAPSWFDQYGTFKNGQILRMHDAQRTVTVKTSELPFTTGRPDDPLHAHSLIERGNAAAASHFGIVQKSSTRPSVACENFSSPQSLQPDSADASLVVMRPKKRKSSISELLTWHKEVMHCPQRLQNISVAEVDWAQATNRLAEKVEDEVEMVEDGLPILRSKRRLILTTQLMQMLLHPPMASILSADAVLHYENAAYFVARSTLGDACSSLSFTERDPPAPSNSGDHLPEKIKTSEKISDQYFSKVMEDLISRTRKLESDLLRLDKRASVSDLRVECQDLERFSVINRFAKFHGRGQGDGAESSSSSDASVNAQKSCLQRYATALPMPRNLPDRVQCLSL; this is encoded by the exons ATGAGATTGAGTGACTTGAACGTGGCTGTTTGGGTGACAATTGATGAACTGAGAAGAG GTAGCGAGTTTCTTCTGACAACATTTAAGCTGCTGAATATCTGGTGGGGTGGGTTATCTATGCCTGGCAACGAAGTTGGAGATAGGATCCACAATTTCTTTGGGCAGGATAACTGGTCCCAGGGACAGCACCAAGCACAGGCTGTTGATGGGACATGGAATGGCTTAAATAATAATCCCTGGGCTGGAAGTCACTGGCAGATTGGCACATCTCTTATTTCTAACTTAAAAAATGACAATGTACATCAACCAG GGCCTGAGTTTGCTAGAAGCCAGCCTGAAAGCCAACAGCCACCTTTGAATGGCTATATGCATGGTCATCAAGTTCTCCAGTCAAGGCAGAATGAAGCAAACTTTGTGGGAGTAGACCCAGAATCTGATCGGCGTAATATGTCATCAAAAGGCTTTTCAATGCTTGATTCACAGCTAGGAAATGGTCCTGATTTTCTCAAGAAGAATTCGGCCAGGATGGATTTTAATGAATCTCcagttaattatgattttttcagaGCTCAGCAGCAAATCAGTGGCCAGCATTCTGGCATGCTCCAACCTTTTCCTAGACAACAGCCAGGGATTAGTGACATGCAGCTGCTACAGCAACAATTCATGCTCAAGCAAATGCAAGAAATGCAGAGGCAGCAGCAACTTCAGAAGCAACAAGATGCTAGGAAGCTGAATTCAGTGAATCAGGTTTCCGCTTTTGCAAAACAGGCAGCTGGCAACTCACAGGCTCTGATCAATGGAATTCCTATTCATGAAACATCGAATTTTTCATGGCAGCCTGAGCTTATGGCAGCTAGCTCACACTGGCCGCAGCGAGGTGTGCCTCCAGTTATGCAAGGATCCTTTAGAGGACATATGTTTTCCCCTGAACAGGGCCAGGCAACCGCAAGCTTAACGGGTATGGTTCCACAGCATGTGGATCAATCTCTTTATGGTGTCCCTATCTCTGGAACAAGAGTCAGTTCAAGTCAATATTCTCCTGTCCAAATGGATAAGCCCTCAATGCAGCAGATATTGGGCAGCAGTAGCTCCTTACCAAGCAATCAGTATACTGGATTTCCAGAGCAGGTTAATGTGCAAGATGGAACTTTGGTTTCTAGACAGGGATATAAGGGGAAGAATATGATCACTTCTTCTGATGGTCATGGTATAGATAGTGGATTTAATTTGGAAAAATTGCAGCAGCAAGTGAATCCCCAGCAAAGCAATGGGCTAGTGCAAGAAACTTGCTCAAGGCAAGACCTGGCTGGTCCATCAGAAACATCACAAGAGGAAACAGCCGTACAGGTTGCTCCTTCCCAGAACAAGGCTACCCTTGATCCAACTGAAGCTATGATTTTGTTTGGGTCAGATGATAATTTATTGGATACCTTTGGCAGGGGTGCCAGCATGGGTTCCGGAGGTTACAATATGCTGGATGGAACAGACTTTTTCAGTACATTGCCCTCTGTTCAAAGTGGGAGCTGGAGTGCCCTTATGCAATCTGCTGTAGCAGAAACTTCTAGTGGTGATACTGGGCAAAAAGAGGAGTGGAGTGGTCTGACTTGCCGAAATAATGAATCTCCAGCTGGGAATCAGCAGATTCCCACTGTAAATGATAGTAGCAAACAGCAGTCAAATTGGGCTGATAATAGCTTGCAATCAGCCTCTAGCTTAAACTCCCGACCCTTCCCCGTGTCTCATAAAACCAATACAGGTGTGAGTTATAATAATATACCAGGGGCTCATCAATCTGGAGTCAATACTTCACATGAACACAGTGAGAGGTTGCAGACTGGTTCTCCTCATAGACATATTCAACATTTTCCAGGGGATGGAACCAAGTGTTCAGATAGGAGCCTCCTACAAAAAGCAGCTGCTGAAGGCAGTCATTTTTATGGAAAAGCTACCCATTCTTCAGATGCAGAATTAAATGCAAAGAGCATTCAAGGCCCTTGGGCCAATCAACAGAGCATGCCATCTTATAATTCCAGTGGCCAACCATTACGTGGTCCAAGTGGCTGGAACTTCATGGATTCTGCATCTTCCATCACAACTGCTGCTTTGAAAAATCAGGGAAACGAAAAATCATGCCAAGATTCTCAGAATGCCGATAAAAAAAGTCCCTTGTTTGAGGTGATGAGTCATGGTTCTGATAAATGGAAGGCTACTTCTGTTTCTAATTCAATTACTGAATTGGAATGTGCAAAATCTTCCATGAGAAGCCCATTGGTCAACAAAGAAGATACTAACCGGAATAATGTTGCTGCATTGCTAGATTCAAGCACTGAGAGGGCTGATACAGAAAGCAGTCAACAGCTTCCAAAAAGTAACAATATTGATATCTGGAAACATGCTGGTTTGTCAGTGAACCATAAAGGAACTGAAATTCCTGGAAAGTACCAACCTCATATGGTTAAGAATGATCAACCTTTTGAGTCATCAGGAAATAGTAGTTTAGCAAATGGGGCAGCTGAAACTCTCAAAATGCGGAGCTCAAATACAGATGAAAACTCAACTGATAGCTTCCCCAGTACAACCCGCCAGGCTTCCACTTTTGGTGTGAGGGAAAATGCATGGTTAGGTGCaaatgattccttttctttgtctggagaaaaacaaaagtcatcCAGTAATATAGGTCGAAAGCCATCTGGAACTCGTAAATTTCAGTATCATCCCATGGGGGATCTGGATATTGACATGGAACCTTCATATGGAACAAAACATGTTGCAAATTCACATTTCACGCCCCAGCAGTTTTCTCAAAGGTTAAATGGTCTTGACCAAGAGTATATTGGGCAGCCAAACTTTCCTAGTCATGTAGCTAGAGATTCTATTGAAATTGAGAAG GGTCATTTATGTGGCTTTCAAGCAGAAACAAAAGGCTTAGATGAGATTCCTCCAAAAAGCATTCTTCCAGATTCTGCACCTGGCTTGTCTACTCCCTTTGACAGTTTTGTTTGCTcaccaaataaaaccatttCAAG CAGTCAAAATATGCTGGAGCTTCTTCACAAGGTGGACCAATCAAGGGAACAGGGAAATGAAATGCACTTTAGTTCTCTCGACTGCAACCAGTCTACTGAGATGCCTGAAACTGAAACTCTTGATGCATCTTTTCACGTTCAGAAGAATCAATCTTCTGCTTCTCAAGCTTTTGGTTTACAACTTGCGCCTCCATCCCAACAGTTGCTCATTCCAGAGCACACCCTTCCTTCTCAGAACCCCTCAAATGCGATGAATTCTACATGGTTGGCTCCTACACCCTCTTTTCAGTCTTTAACTCCACATGAAACTTCTCATGGACATTTGAGGAATGCTATTTGCAGCACCTCAACACATGCTGGCAGTAGTGCTCAAAGAAAGTTTCCTTCTGTCTTTTCCCCTGGTTTCCCTTACTCAAGAAGTCATCTTTCCACTCAGCACAGGACTGATACAGGTGGACAAGCAACAACCAGTGAATCTGTTAATGAATCTTTTGATCGATTTTCTTCTCAACCAAAACAGACAGAGGAGTCCTCTGAGAGAGGTCAAACTAATCAATCTGCAATACCATTGGTGGTTGACACATCTAGGCATACTTCAAATAATGATAATGCCTCTTCTTCTGAGATGTCCCAGCCGAGTAGCAACAACCAAAACCATGCAAGAGATTCTGCTCAACAATTCCCGGTGCTGGAAGCTGCACCAGCTCGAGCTCCTCAGCGCAATGCTTTATCACAGGACGCCATTTCTTCAAAAACATCACCTACTATGTGGACCAGTGTTCCAACTCAGCTACGTCCATTTGGCTCTCAGCCTTTTCAGGCTCTGTCCAATATGTTTAAACCGAATCTTCAATCACATAACAGTTCAGGCACATCTTTCTCTCAACCACAGAAGCCAGAAGATCAAATTATGCAAACTGGAGGGAGCAGTCAAGCTGAACCTGGTGTCTGTTTGATGAATTCACATGGTTTTGTTGAGAAAGAACAACTGCCAAAAGGAGACAACTTGTGGCAAGCTTCACCTGAGAATGATCGGGCCCAGAAGACAGTGAGTGCTTTACATGATAAAGACTCTATTGTGAATCATCTTACTGAAACATCTCTTTCAAACCTGGCCAGTACTCGGAAACAAATTGAAGCATTTGGCCGATCTTTAAAACCCAACAATACTTTGCATCAAAATTACTCCCTACTGCATCAAATGCAGGGCATGGAAAATGCAGGGTTCAATCATGGTGATAGAAGTTTGAATAGATTTAAAAGTCCTGATGGTTCTGTGGATCCTCAGCTGGTAGCTACTCAGGGAGATCAGCAGTTTTATGGACTCAATAATATGGTCAGAGATGCATCAGCAAATGACACTTCAATACCTCCTGGAGATTCCAAAATGCTAAGCTTTTCAGGAAAAACAGCTGACACTAATGACACAAATTCACCCTCAAAGGAAGTGCTTCCATTTAGTCGGAATGATTCTCAGAGTTCCGCTAATAGCAACGGTGAAGTTTCTGTTAGAGGTGAACATTCCCAGATTAGTCCCCAGATGGCTCCATCCTGGTTTGATCAGTATGGTACCTTTAAAAATGGACAGATATTACGAATGCATGATGCTCAAAGAACTGTCACTGTGAAGACTTCAGAACTGCCTTTCACCACTGGAAGACCTGATGATCCATTACATGCTCATAGTTTGATTGAGCGAGGaaatgctgctgctgctagcCATTTTGGTATAGTCCAAAAGAGTTCAACCCGCCCATCAGTAGCTTGTGAGAATTTTTCTTCCCCTCAGTCATTGCAGCCTGATTCTGCTGATGCGAGTCTGGTGGTTATGAGACCAAAGAAACGTAAAAGTTCCATATCTGAGCTTCTAACATGGCATAAGGAAGTGATGCATTGTCCTCAAAGGCTTCAGAATATCAG TGTAGCTGAAGTGGACTGGGCACAGGCAACAAATAGATTGGCAGAGAAG GTTGAAGATGAAGTTGAAATGGTAGAAGATGGTCTGCCAATTCTTAGATCAAAGAGGAGGCTTATATTGACCACACAGCTTATGCAGATGCTCCTTCACCCTCCCATGGCATCAATTCTCTCTGCTGATGCTGTTTTGCATTATGAGAATGCTGCATACTTTGTTGCCAGATCAACACTTGGAGATGCGTGCAGCTCACTCTCTTTTACTGAAAGGGATCCTCCTGCGCCTTCCAACAGTGGAGACCA CCTGCCTGAGAAGATAAAAACATCGGAGAAGATTAGTGATCAATACTTCTCAAAAGTCATGGAAGACCTTATCAGTAGAACAAGGAAGCTGGAGAGTGATTTGTTGAG ATTGGATAAAAGAGCATCAGTTTCAGACCTGAGAGTGGAATGCCAAGATCTAGAGAGGTTTTCTGTTATCAATCGTTTTGCGAAGTTCCATGGCCGGGGTCAAGGTGATGGGGCCGAGAGCTCATCATCCTCGGATGCATCTGTAAATGCCCAGAAATCCTGTCTTCAGAGATATGCCACTGCTCTACCCATGCCTAGGAATCTTCCTGACAGGGTACAATGTCTTTCACTATGa